The following proteins are co-located in the Desulfobulbaceae bacterium genome:
- the carA gene encoding glutamine-hydrolyzing carbamoyl-phosphate synthase small subunit produces MKALVALEDGRIFEGRSFTGPGEALGEIVFNTGMTGYQEILTDPSYCGQIVTMTYPLIGNYGVNKDDMESSSIHPGALLVREYNAIPSNHLADATLAQFLTKNNILGVEGLDTRAITKHTRVAGALKGIVSTDVLDPQALIQKAKDWSGLVGHDMVSRVTCPEPYCWTDSGPVPGTNFSSAGSGKFKVVAIDFGLKYNQLRLLAARGCQIQVVPAQTSSESILALNPDGIFLTNGPGDPAGVPGVVDTIRDLLGKKPIFGICLGHQILGLAYGGTTYKLKFGHRGSNQPVKNLATGKIEITAQNHGFCVDLDSLNPDEVELTHVNLNDGSLEGMRHKKHPSFSVQHHPENAPGPHDSIYLFDRFIEMMK; encoded by the coding sequence ATGAAAGCGCTTGTTGCCTTAGAAGACGGCAGAATTTTTGAAGGTCGGTCATTTACCGGCCCTGGTGAGGCCCTCGGGGAGATTGTTTTCAATACCGGCATGACCGGTTACCAGGAAATCCTTACCGATCCTTCCTACTGCGGACAAATCGTCACGATGACCTACCCTTTAATTGGTAATTACGGTGTCAACAAAGACGATATGGAGTCATCTTCAATTCATCCCGGTGCCCTTCTGGTTCGCGAGTATAACGCCATTCCCAGCAACCACCTCGCTGACGCCACCCTTGCTCAGTTCCTCACAAAAAACAATATTCTTGGCGTTGAAGGTCTCGACACCAGAGCAATTACCAAACACACGAGGGTTGCCGGAGCACTGAAGGGAATTGTCTCTACAGACGTACTTGACCCCCAGGCACTGATCCAGAAAGCCAAAGACTGGTCAGGTTTAGTTGGTCACGACATGGTCAGCAGAGTCACCTGCCCTGAGCCTTACTGCTGGACTGATAGCGGACCTGTGCCTGGGACAAATTTCAGTAGTGCCGGTTCTGGAAAATTCAAGGTTGTCGCCATTGATTTTGGCTTGAAGTATAACCAACTTCGCCTGCTCGCTGCGCGAGGCTGCCAAATTCAAGTTGTTCCTGCTCAGACATCTTCAGAATCAATACTTGCTTTGAACCCGGACGGCATATTCTTAACCAATGGCCCCGGAGACCCCGCTGGTGTGCCCGGTGTTGTCGACACCATCCGAGACCTGCTCGGTAAAAAACCAATTTTTGGTATCTGCCTTGGCCACCAGATTCTTGGTCTGGCTTATGGTGGCACCACCTACAAACTTAAATTTGGTCATCGGGGCTCAAACCAACCGGTCAAAAATCTTGCCACCGGCAAGATTGAAATTACCGCACAAAACCATGGTTTTTGCGTTGATCTTGACAGCCTTAACCCTGACGAAGTAGAGCTGACCCACGTAAATCTTAATGACGGCAGTCTTGAAGGAATGCGACACAAAAAACATCCATCCTTTTCTGTTCAGCACCACCCTGAGAACGCCCCTGGCCCTCATGATTCCATTTACTTATTCGATCGTTTTATTGAGATGATGAAATAG
- the carB gene encoding carbamoyl-phosphate synthase large subunit produces the protein MPKREDIKKILIIGSGPIIISQACEFDYSGTQAVKALKEEGYEVVLINSNPATIMTDPEIADRTYIEPITPEMVAKIIEKERPDALLPTLGGQTGLNTALKLAEMGVLDKFGVEMLGADADVIRKAEGRDSFRNAMHKIGLNVPKSSIVHTIEQARAAGDEIGFPVIVRPSFTLGGTGGGVAYNGQELDALCTVGLDLSLNTEVMIEKSLLGWKEYELEVMRDNNDNVVIVCSIENLDAMGVHTGDSITVAPAQTLTDREYQALRDASIAIMREIGVETGGSNVQFAVNPVDGEIMIIEMNPRVSRSSALASKATGFPIAKIAAKLAVGYTLDEIKNDITKETYASFEPSIDYCVVKIPRFTFEKFPEADDFLTTAMKSVGETMAIGRTFKEAFQKGMRSLETGYTGFGAGPKFKHSGISDETLARALAKPSSQRMLYVYEALRREMPVEQIYTISFIDPWYLNNLKQIVELEKSIKDWGFSGLNAENLYKAKQFGFSDKQISFLTGTSTSDIRELRDKLNIKAVYKLVDTCAAEFEAFTPYFYSTYEQENEARPSDSKKVMIIGGGPNRIGQGIEFDYCCVHAAFALNELGIESIMVNSNPETVSTDYDTSDKLFFEPLTIEDVLNIIDTEKPYGVIVQFGGQTPLNLANDLQQAGVNILGTSVDSIDRAEDRKRFKQFLQKLSLQQPENGTARTPETAVEIANQIGYPVMVRPSYVLGGRAMRIVYNARDLNDYMTTAIEVSSEHPILIDKFLKDAIEIDVDAISDGEVCIVGAVMEHIEEAGIHSGDSACVLPPHTLSKKLQDEIMAATKAMALELNVIGLMNIQFAVKDETIYVLEVNPRASRTAPFVSKATGVPLAKLATKVMMGKKLAELGLTKEVQITHYAVKEAVFPFDRFSNVDTLLGPEMKSTGEVMGIDSTLGLAFAKAQLAAGQKIPTSGTVLISMKGDHKKTIVPSAKKLAELGFKIMATKGTAKVLNEAGIDCCMVNKISEGRPHILDIIQDKKIQWIINTSMGTRATEDSYTIRRSALDYHIPYTTTTAGAESMVMAITTLHEESMEVKSLQEYFQ, from the coding sequence ATGCCAAAAAGAGAAGACATCAAAAAAATACTTATTATCGGCTCCGGTCCAATTATCATAAGTCAGGCATGTGAGTTCGACTACTCTGGAACCCAGGCAGTAAAAGCTTTGAAAGAAGAAGGTTACGAAGTTGTGCTGATTAACTCTAATCCTGCAACCATCATGACCGACCCGGAGATTGCCGACAGAACCTATATTGAACCAATTACCCCGGAAATGGTTGCCAAAATTATTGAAAAAGAACGCCCGGATGCACTGCTCCCTACCCTTGGCGGCCAGACTGGTTTAAATACGGCCTTAAAACTTGCCGAGATGGGTGTCTTGGACAAATTTGGCGTGGAAATGCTTGGTGCTGATGCCGATGTTATCCGCAAAGCTGAGGGACGTGATTCATTTCGAAACGCCATGCATAAAATCGGCTTGAATGTGCCCAAAAGCTCCATTGTTCATACCATTGAACAAGCGCGAGCCGCCGGGGATGAGATCGGTTTTCCCGTCATTGTTCGCCCGAGCTTTACCCTTGGAGGAACTGGCGGCGGTGTTGCCTATAATGGCCAGGAACTTGACGCGTTGTGCACTGTCGGCCTCGACTTAAGCCTGAACACTGAGGTCATGATTGAAAAAAGTCTGCTCGGCTGGAAGGAGTACGAGCTTGAAGTTATGCGCGACAATAATGACAATGTCGTCATTGTCTGCTCAATAGAAAATCTCGACGCCATGGGCGTTCATACTGGAGATTCGATTACAGTTGCTCCGGCGCAGACATTAACGGACAGAGAGTATCAGGCTCTGCGTGATGCCTCAATCGCTATCATGCGTGAGATCGGTGTTGAGACAGGTGGGTCGAACGTGCAATTTGCAGTAAATCCTGTTGACGGAGAGATCATGATAATTGAGATGAATCCTCGCGTTTCCAGGAGTTCTGCCCTTGCCTCAAAAGCGACTGGCTTTCCAATCGCCAAAATTGCTGCAAAACTGGCAGTTGGCTACACCCTTGATGAAATCAAAAATGATATTACCAAGGAGACATATGCTTCATTTGAACCGAGTATTGATTATTGTGTTGTGAAAATTCCCCGCTTTACCTTTGAAAAATTTCCTGAAGCAGACGATTTTCTGACTACTGCCATGAAATCTGTTGGTGAAACCATGGCCATTGGCCGAACCTTCAAAGAGGCCTTCCAGAAAGGTATGCGTTCTCTGGAGACAGGCTACACCGGATTTGGTGCCGGCCCTAAATTCAAGCATTCCGGCATCAGTGACGAAACTCTGGCGCGGGCTCTGGCCAAACCAAGCTCACAACGGATGCTGTATGTTTACGAGGCCCTCAGGCGTGAAATGCCAGTTGAACAGATCTATACGATCTCCTTTATAGACCCCTGGTATCTGAACAATCTGAAACAGATTGTTGAACTTGAAAAATCAATCAAGGATTGGGGCTTTTCCGGTTTAAACGCAGAAAATTTATACAAGGCCAAACAGTTTGGCTTTTCAGATAAACAGATCTCCTTCCTGACCGGCACCTCAACCAGTGACATTCGCGAGTTGCGTGACAAACTTAACATCAAAGCTGTTTATAAATTGGTTGACACCTGTGCCGCTGAATTTGAAGCCTTTACTCCGTACTTTTACTCTACCTATGAGCAGGAAAATGAAGCGCGCCCCTCTGATAGTAAAAAAGTCATGATTATCGGCGGCGGTCCAAACCGAATTGGTCAGGGTATTGAGTTTGACTATTGCTGTGTTCACGCTGCTTTTGCCTTAAATGAGCTGGGCATTGAAAGTATTATGGTGAACAGCAATCCTGAAACAGTCAGTACCGACTATGACACCTCTGACAAACTGTTTTTCGAGCCTCTGACCATCGAGGACGTCCTTAATATTATCGACACCGAAAAACCTTATGGCGTCATTGTGCAATTCGGTGGTCAAACGCCTCTGAACTTGGCAAATGACCTTCAGCAGGCTGGTGTGAACATCCTTGGAACTTCAGTAGACAGCATTGATCGAGCCGAAGACAGAAAGCGATTCAAGCAGTTTCTGCAAAAGTTAAGCTTACAACAACCTGAAAACGGTACAGCACGAACTCCGGAGACCGCTGTAGAGATTGCCAATCAAATCGGCTACCCTGTAATGGTCAGGCCTTCCTACGTTCTTGGCGGAAGGGCCATGCGCATAGTCTATAATGCCCGCGACCTTAACGATTACATGACAACTGCAATTGAAGTCTCTTCAGAACACCCAATTCTGATTGATAAATTTTTAAAGGATGCCATCGAAATTGACGTAGATGCAATTTCTGACGGTGAGGTTTGTATAGTCGGTGCCGTAATGGAGCATATTGAAGAGGCCGGAATCCACTCCGGTGATTCAGCTTGCGTGCTGCCGCCCCACACCCTGTCAAAGAAACTCCAGGACGAAATCATGGCCGCCACCAAAGCCATGGCTTTGGAGCTCAATGTTATTGGACTTATGAACATCCAGTTTGCCGTAAAAGATGAAACTATATATGTCCTTGAGGTTAACCCAAGGGCCTCAAGGACAGCGCCATTTGTAAGCAAAGCTACAGGTGTTCCGCTTGCCAAACTTGCAACAAAGGTAATGATGGGCAAAAAACTTGCGGAACTTGGCCTTACCAAAGAAGTGCAAATTACCCATTATGCAGTTAAAGAAGCTGTTTTTCCTTTTGATCGTTTCAGCAACGTTGACACACTGCTAGGCCCAGAGATGAAATCAACCGGGGAAGTTATGGGAATTGATTCCACACTCGGACTGGCTTTTGCTAAAGCACAACTGGCAGCCGGTCAAAAGATACCAACCTCCGGCACCGTTCTTATTTCAATGAAAGGCGATCACAAAAAAACGATTGTTCCATCTGCTAAGAAATTAGCAGAACTAGGCTTTAAAATAATGGCAACAAAAGGTACGGCTAAGGTTCTTAATGAGGCAGGCATTGACTGTTGCATGGTAAATAAGATCTCCGAAGGCCGCCCCCATATACTGGACATAATTCAGGACAAAAAAATTCAATGGATTATCAACACGTCTATGGGAACAAGAGCAACAGAAGACTCATACACAATTCGGCGCAGCGCCCTTGATTATCATATCCCTTACACAACTACAACGGCTGGTGCTGAATCCATGGTTATGGCAATCACAACTCTACATGAAGAAAGTATGGAAGTTAAATCTCTGCAGGAGTATTTCCAATAA